A single window of Vibrio campbellii CAIM 519 = NBRC 15631 = ATCC 25920 DNA harbors:
- a CDS encoding KpsF/GutQ family sugar-phosphate isomerase, which produces MDILERVKYVLSEEAKAIQSVHVNDSYEGVVKLIANCQSKIITTGIGKAGHIAHKFSATLSSTGSPSVFLHPAEAAHGDLGIVSPSDILIAFSTSGKSREVIEILELARHLGVTHIIGVTSHPDSELRQHCEYVLDMGMHKEACPLDLTPTTTIAVMLAISDAIAISVMELNGFTKEQYGLRHHGGYLGRKARTDNESH; this is translated from the coding sequence ATGGATATTCTAGAACGAGTTAAATATGTATTGAGCGAGGAAGCTAAAGCTATCCAGTCTGTTCACGTGAACGACTCTTACGAAGGCGTTGTTAAGTTAATAGCAAACTGTCAGAGCAAAATTATAACAACAGGCATCGGAAAAGCTGGGCATATTGCACATAAATTTTCAGCCACATTAAGTTCAACTGGTTCTCCGTCAGTATTTCTTCATCCTGCAGAGGCCGCTCATGGTGATTTAGGAATTGTTAGCCCAAGTGACATTTTAATCGCATTTTCCACGAGCGGAAAGTCGCGAGAGGTAATCGAAATTCTAGAGCTGGCACGTCACTTAGGGGTAACACATATCATTGGTGTAACCTCTCATCCAGACTCAGAGCTGAGGCAACATTGTGAATATGTATTAGATATGGGAATGCATAAAGAAGCTTGCCCACTTGATCTCACACCAACGACCACGATTGCCGTGATGCTTGCAATCAGCGATGCAATTGCGATCTCAGTAATGGAACTTAATGGCTTCACTAAAGAACAATATGGTTTAAGACATCACGGCGGTTACTTGGGCAGAAAGGCTCGCACGGACAACGAATCACATTAG
- a CDS encoding VOC family protein, translated as MNPSAVLVHVPDVAKGLEWYKKAFPEAVPVYHPDFDFTALDINGFSLEIVQADKKVGAGKSGTVVYWSVDNLCVALAHFEELGACLYRGPMEIEDGLSMCQVEDPFGNLIGLRGKTT; from the coding sequence ATGAATCCATCAGCGGTTCTTGTTCATGTCCCAGATGTAGCGAAAGGGCTTGAATGGTACAAGAAAGCTTTTCCAGAAGCCGTACCGGTTTACCATCCTGACTTTGACTTCACAGCGCTTGATATAAATGGTTTCTCACTAGAAATAGTCCAAGCAGACAAAAAGGTTGGTGCTGGTAAAAGTGGCACAGTTGTTTACTGGTCAGTAGATAACTTATGTGTTGCCCTGGCTCATTTTGAAGAACTCGGTGCGTGCCTTTATCGTGGACCAATGGAAATTGAAGATGGGCTTTCAATGTGCCAAGTTGAGGACCCATTTGGAAATTTAATAGGACTACGTGGGAAAACCACATAA
- a CDS encoding NUDIX hydrolase, with amino-acid sequence MQHFKGCKLVVKCNDQIITYKRDNISSISYPNYWDLPGGGREGNETPEDCALRELKEEFGIELCPSRIHYKQKVDSHTGFGYAYFLAVTITESELREIQFGDEGQYWKLMDIEAYLALPDAVPSNQQRLRGYLDL; translated from the coding sequence GTGCAACATTTTAAGGGGTGCAAGTTAGTTGTTAAGTGTAACGACCAAATTATCACCTATAAAAGAGATAATATTTCTTCCATCTCATATCCGAATTACTGGGATTTACCTGGTGGCGGCCGTGAAGGGAACGAAACTCCAGAGGATTGTGCACTCAGAGAGCTCAAAGAAGAATTCGGGATCGAACTGTGCCCATCGCGTATTCATTACAAGCAAAAAGTAGATAGTCATACAGGTTTTGGTTATGCGTATTTTCTTGCTGTGACGATAACCGAAAGTGAGTTACGTGAAATTCAGTTTGGTGATGAGGGGCAATATTGGAAGCTTATGGACATAGAAGCGTACTTAGCCCTCCCAGACGCTGTGCCATCTAACCAGCAAAGATTGAGAGGCTATCTCGACCTCTGA
- a CDS encoding NUDIX domain-containing protein has translation MSASDYIKEVRSKIGTMPLLIPGVAGVILNENKELLLQQKSDGTWTLPAGMIEPQESPVQALIREVREETGLAVKVDRLLGVFGGEGFGFTYPNGDQVEYTVIMFKCVVESCSQSALDDETVCLKWFSKGNMPRLELPYPLDCLFAENDSVYFVG, from the coding sequence TTGAGCGCAAGTGACTATATCAAAGAGGTTCGTTCTAAGATTGGAACGATGCCACTTCTTATCCCCGGCGTTGCGGGTGTCATTTTAAATGAAAATAAAGAGCTACTACTTCAGCAAAAATCAGATGGCACATGGACCCTTCCTGCCGGAATGATCGAACCTCAAGAGTCGCCAGTGCAAGCATTGATCAGGGAAGTTCGCGAGGAAACGGGTTTGGCTGTAAAAGTAGATCGCCTACTTGGTGTATTCGGTGGTGAGGGTTTTGGTTTTACATACCCAAATGGTGATCAAGTTGAATACACAGTTATCATGTTCAAATGTGTAGTAGAAAGTTGTTCTCAATCCGCACTCGATGATGAAACGGTATGCCTTAAATGGTTTTCAAAAGGTAATATGCCAAGGCTTGAGCTGCCTTACCCGTTGGATTGTTTATTTGCAGAAAATGATTCAGTGTACTTCGTTGGCTAG
- a CDS encoding GNAT family N-acetyltransferase: MDKIIISHLVDSDRSAVFDLLQNEQTMKFLGPRRPLTDGEAEAWFVNEQQSETRFAFRSVENNEIVGFCGVTLLDAELDFGYFIRHKFWGQGLAVLMCKLAIFKLAQTIDLTQVKVFIASDNVGSQKVAHKLGWQIKSAAKNEFESGHLYQIRI, translated from the coding sequence TTGGACAAAATCATTATTTCACACCTAGTTGATAGTGATCGAAGTGCTGTATTTGACTTGCTCCAAAACGAGCAGACTATGAAGTTTTTGGGACCAAGAAGACCTTTGACTGATGGAGAAGCTGAGGCTTGGTTTGTTAATGAGCAACAATCAGAAACCAGATTTGCGTTCAGGTCTGTTGAAAATAACGAAATTGTTGGCTTTTGTGGAGTTACGCTACTTGATGCTGAGCTAGACTTTGGGTATTTCATTCGTCATAAGTTTTGGGGGCAAGGACTAGCTGTTTTAATGTGCAAGCTGGCAATATTTAAATTGGCTCAAACCATCGACTTAACCCAAGTGAAAGTGTTTATAGCTTCAGATAATGTGGGTAGCCAAAAAGTAGCGCATAAACTGGGTTGGCAAATAAAGAGTGCAGCCAAGAATGAATTTGAGTCAGGGCACTTGTATCAAATTCGCATATAA
- a CDS encoding GNAT family N-acetyltransferase, with translation MEIRKYSSKYRAQCIEAFESNIGQYFDSSERVEFIEYLDALSESSEYYVCLESDSEKLLGCGGVGLKSSVASLAWGLVHKELHGQGIGTQLTDLRLSYIKNNTSLHKVKIETSQHTQGFYEKRGFTVTKTIPNGFGAGIDCVVMELCISR, from the coding sequence ATGGAAATCCGAAAATATAGTAGTAAGTATCGAGCGCAATGTATTGAAGCGTTTGAAAGTAATATTGGTCAATACTTTGATTCATCAGAGCGTGTAGAATTTATCGAATATCTTGATGCTTTATCTGAAAGTTCTGAATACTATGTTTGCCTTGAAAGCGACAGTGAGAAATTGCTTGGTTGTGGTGGTGTCGGGTTAAAGTCATCAGTTGCTTCTTTGGCTTGGGGCTTGGTCCATAAAGAACTTCATGGTCAAGGTATAGGAACACAGTTAACTGACTTACGACTGTCTTATATAAAGAACAATACCTCATTGCATAAGGTGAAAATCGAAACATCCCAACACACTCAAGGTTTCTACGAGAAACGTGGTTTTACAGTAACCAAAACCATCCCAAACGGTTTTGGTGCAGGAATTGATTGTGTGGTAATGGAGTTATGCATAAGTCGTTGA
- a CDS encoding class I SAM-dependent methyltransferase: MNMKQNYQVHEDMYVEALQAGWKGWGGNERMSKAVLVERFLELFKRPVQGKLLELGCGDGHHCRAFQKLGFEVTGIDISPTAIEWAKEKARATGVEGNYYLADLTVASLELPERYDVVIDGNCLHCIIGADRVIFLSHVYRSLSENGVFFVSSLCSKNEMSYETYRDGSPYRHVTSENDLVVELEKAGFQVLHVSVYERESSNHITVYAIKA, encoded by the coding sequence ATGAATATGAAACAAAACTATCAAGTTCATGAAGACATGTATGTTGAAGCTCTCCAAGCTGGCTGGAAAGGTTGGGGTGGCAACGAGCGAATGTCTAAAGCAGTTTTAGTGGAGCGTTTTCTCGAGCTATTTAAACGACCTGTGCAAGGTAAACTGCTCGAATTAGGTTGCGGTGATGGACATCATTGCAGAGCCTTCCAGAAGTTGGGCTTTGAGGTGACAGGTATAGATATTTCACCAACCGCAATCGAATGGGCAAAGGAAAAAGCCAGAGCAACAGGAGTCGAGGGTAATTATTATTTAGCGGACCTAACGGTAGCGTCTCTTGAACTTCCAGAACGTTATGATGTTGTTATTGACGGTAATTGCTTGCATTGCATTATCGGTGCAGATCGAGTCATATTCTTGAGTCATGTTTATCGTTCACTGTCTGAAAACGGGGTGTTTTTTGTCAGTAGCTTGTGCTCTAAAAATGAAATGAGCTATGAAACTTATAGAGATGGCAGTCCATATCGTCATGTTACCTCTGAAAATGATCTAGTTGTTGAACTAGAGAAAGCAGGGTTCCAAGTGCTTCATGTCAGTGTTTATGAGCGTGAAAGTTCAAACCACATAACGGTGTATGCGATAAAAGCATAA
- a CDS encoding GNAT family N-acetyltransferase, with amino-acid sequence MQLELDGYYLRSLDVEDKEAFYKWSRDREVTLYSLSSYAYPQSKSDIEEWLLSINSDPKNISFGICSTENDQLLGYAGISGISTLNRSGEYFILIGEKSYWGKGVGTSVTKIVTDYAIRTLGLHRVQLTASSLNYGAIKAYENAGYKHEGVMRQSGFRNGEFVDKVLMSVLSTEWLLI; translated from the coding sequence ATGCAATTGGAACTAGATGGCTACTATCTTCGTTCACTGGATGTGGAAGATAAGGAAGCATTTTACAAGTGGTCTCGTGACCGTGAAGTTACACTTTATAGTCTTTCTTCATACGCGTATCCTCAATCAAAATCAGATATCGAGGAATGGCTTTTATCCATAAATTCAGATCCTAAAAATATATCTTTCGGTATATGTAGCACCGAAAATGATCAGCTACTTGGGTATGCTGGTATATCTGGGATCAGTACTCTAAATCGTAGCGGTGAATACTTCATTCTTATTGGAGAAAAAAGTTATTGGGGTAAGGGGGTTGGTACATCAGTAACAAAAATCGTAACAGATTACGCTATACGAACTCTTGGTTTGCACAGAGTTCAGCTTACAGCAAGCTCTCTTAATTACGGTGCGATTAAGGCTTATGAAAATGCAGGTTATAAACATGAGGGCGTGATGCGACAATCAGGTTTTCGTAATGGTGAATTTGTCGATAAAGTACTGATGTCAGTTCTGTCTACAGAGTGGTTATTGATATAA
- a CDS encoding LysR substrate-binding domain-containing protein: MKDTVLDLQALKTFVLGIEYKSFALAAKHQHKSTSAVSAHLKKLEMQTDSTLVKKEGRYLLPTEQGEYLLSYAKRMLALNDEVLETLRCVDLQGTVNVGLQEDFAEEILTECLGRFSRINEQIHMNTMIERYAGLISAIEDGSLDISVTWQGVKRTPYSDTIAHTPVHWVSSPDFPLGHFLEKNIPLPLVVVEPNCLFKQKAIEALDAERIKWKVVYQSQSLGGVWPAVHAGIGITVRTSMGCPAHLEIIKKGLPELGNIGVQVHRSQAATDNVKEKLIDLITRVIKANYS, from the coding sequence ATGAAAGATACGGTATTGGATCTTCAGGCTCTAAAAACATTCGTACTTGGCATTGAATATAAAAGCTTTGCCCTCGCGGCAAAACATCAACACAAGTCAACATCTGCTGTAAGTGCACATTTGAAAAAACTAGAAATGCAGACTGATTCCACACTAGTAAAGAAAGAGGGCCGATATCTATTACCAACTGAGCAAGGAGAGTATTTATTGAGCTACGCAAAGAGAATGCTTGCTCTGAACGATGAAGTGTTGGAAACCTTAAGATGCGTTGATTTGCAAGGCACAGTAAATGTTGGGTTACAAGAAGATTTTGCAGAAGAAATTCTCACCGAATGCCTTGGACGCTTTAGTCGCATTAATGAACAAATTCATATGAATACAATGATCGAGAGGTACGCTGGACTAATATCGGCTATTGAAGATGGTTCACTCGATATATCTGTTACTTGGCAAGGCGTTAAGCGAACTCCATACTCTGATACCATTGCCCATACTCCAGTACATTGGGTATCCTCACCAGATTTCCCCCTCGGTCATTTTCTCGAAAAAAATATACCTTTACCATTGGTAGTGGTTGAGCCAAATTGCCTTTTTAAACAGAAAGCCATAGAAGCGTTGGATGCTGAAAGAATAAAATGGAAAGTTGTATACCAAAGCCAAAGTCTCGGTGGTGTCTGGCCTGCTGTACACGCGGGAATAGGTATTACAGTTCGAACGAGCATGGGTTGTCCAGCTCACCTCGAAATCATCAAAAAAGGATTACCAGAATTGGGAAATATTGGCGTTCAAGTTCATCGTTCACAAGCAGCAACTGACAACGTGAAGGAAAAGTTGATTGATCTAATAACAAGGGTGATTAAAGCGAACTACAGCTGA
- a CDS encoding DUF4865 family protein, with protein MIAMQYKVVLPSDYPMESIEKRIQEKGHLFDGVPGLILKAFLYSRKDAKSYENPINSYAPFYVWRDHHAMASFLQSDGFKAVCEHFGRPKVEVWYVDEEPTVPTSQHSLACIYKNLSQPKDVHGLNYTSWETIGVTWLSSSDGINDSRGEVYSVGYVAHGQNDT; from the coding sequence ATGATCGCTATGCAATATAAAGTAGTTCTTCCATCTGATTATCCGATGGAGTCTATTGAGAAAAGAATTCAAGAAAAAGGTCACCTTTTTGATGGGGTTCCAGGGTTAATTTTGAAGGCTTTTCTATATTCACGTAAAGATGCTAAAAGTTATGAAAATCCTATAAATAGTTATGCGCCTTTTTATGTTTGGAGAGATCATCATGCAATGGCCTCATTTCTTCAAAGTGATGGTTTTAAAGCGGTTTGTGAACATTTTGGTCGCCCGAAGGTTGAAGTATGGTATGTTGATGAGGAGCCAACGGTGCCGACCTCTCAACACTCCCTTGCGTGCATTTATAAGAATCTGAGTCAGCCTAAAGATGTTCACGGACTAAACTATACTTCGTGGGAAACAATTGGGGTGACGTGGTTGAGTAGTTCTGACGGCATTAATGATAGCAGGGGAGAAGTTTACTCTGTGGGCTATGTTGCTCATGGTCAAAATGATACTTAG